ACCTCACTGAAGGAGATTACACGCTGGTGGTGACTGCAAGAGACAACGCAGGGAACAGCCAGAGTGTGACGGTGACATTCAAGGTGCAGTTTGCGGATGTGAGTGCACCTGTGATTGTGCTGGATGCGCCTGTGAAAGACAGCACTGTGACAGTGGTGAGCACAGAGATCAAAGGGAAAGTGACCGACAACCGTGGGGTGCAATCTGCGACGATTTCGGTGAATGGTGGAGAAGCACAGACCCTGACGCTGGGTGCGGATGGATCGTTCAGCTTCAACCAGACCGGCCTCGATGATGGCACCTACAACATCAGCATCACCGCAAAAGACACTTCCAACAACACCAAAACCCTCAGTTCTTCCTTTAAGGTGGTGCTGCCAGACCTGTTCGAGCCCAACAACACCTTTGACAAAGCAACTCCTGTGACGGTGGGCAGCACGACCCGCAAGGCCATCATTGATGGCTCGGACTTTGATGTGGACTGGTACAAATTTGAAGCCCAGGCCGGGGATGAAATCAAGATAGAGGTGCTGACCCAGAGCGCTTATGCAGATTCTGCTCTGGATTCCATCGTGTACCTGTATCCCACCATCCTCAATGAGGCCACCTTGCCTCTGGCCATCAATGACGATGCAGATCCATTCAAAGGCCAGGACATGGGGTCTGCCCTCACTTACTTTTTCTTCAAAAACACAACCTACTACATCAAAGTGGTGAGCTTCAAAACGGACGCTGGTGTGGCAGACAACAACCCCAAAAACACCTACCAACTCAAACTGAGTTTGCTGAACAAAGGAGAATAAATGAGCAAGAACCTGTTCTCTTCTCTGTCTTTGATGACGTTTGCCATTTTGCTGGCTGGCTGTGGAAGCAACTCCATGCCTTCCAATGCAACTTTGCCTGCGCCCATACCGTTCTCCAAAGACCAGAAAATCATGGGCAACAAAGTCCAACAGCAGCGGTATCTGATTGAATTTGGGTCCAGTGGTGTCGGCATTCAACGCCTGACAGCACAGGGTTTTGCCAAGTTGGCTGCTGAGCAAAACATCTCTTACAAACAGAATTACGCTTACAACCGTGTCTTCAACGGGGTGTCCATCACCACCTCACCTTCCAGCATTGAGCGCATTGCTGCTTTGCCCGGAGTGAAATCCATTCGCAAAGCAGGCTTCATGGTTTTGCCTGCAGACAAAAAGGCCCCTTACCTTCCTGAACTTGCCACCGCCATCACCCAGACCGGGGTGGACGTTGCTCAGAATGAAATGGGTCTGACAGGAAAAGGCATCCGGGTGGGAATCATCGACTCGGGCATTGACATCGATCACCCGGACCTGAAAAGCCGCATTGTGGCCCAGAAAGACTTCGTTGGAGATGGATATGGTTTTGGGGATTATGTTCCTTTGCCAGATGACAATGCCGATGACTGTGATGGACACGGAACCCACGTGGCAGGCATTGTGGGTGCCAATGGCACGGTCAAAGGTGTAGCGCCAGAGGTCAGTCTGGGTGCCTACAAGGTGTTTGGTTGTCTGGGTGGCACCTATGACGACATCATGATGGCTGCCATCGAACAGGCCCTGAACGACAAGATGGATGTGGTCAACATGAGCATTGGCAGTTTTGGCACCTGGCCAACAGACATGCTTTCTGGAGCCATCAACCGTGCCAGTGAGCAGGGTCTGGTGGTGGTGGTGGCCGGCGGCAACGAAGGCAGTGATGGTGTGATGGCCACAGGGTCCATTGCGGGCACCAGCAAAGCCATCACTGTGGCAAGTTATGAAAATGCAGCCATCAATTCAAATTATGTGACTGTGGATGGTCAGGAGATTGCACTGTTGCGTGGAACATCTTCTGCGACCATTCCCACTTCAGGATCTCTGGAGTTGGCCCGAACAGGCGATGCAAGTTCTCTGGCAGATGCCTGTTCGCCTTTGCCTGCAGACAGCCTCAAAGGAAAAATGGCTTTGATCCGGCGTGGTGGTTGTACTTTCCAAACAAAATTGAACAACGCTGAAGATGCAGGGGCTGCTGCTGTGATGATTTACAACAACACTGTGGGTCCCTTTTTCCCCTTTGGATTCTCTGATTTGCCTTTCGGAATGATCAAAAAATCCGATGGAGAAATGCTCAACAGCAAACTGGCAGCAGGTGAGACGGTGGTGGTCAACTGGCAGGAGGGCCTGAAGTACTTCCCCAATGAACGTGCAGGTTTGCTGTCTGATTTCACCAGTTATGGTCCCACACAGAAACTGGATTTGAAACCGGATCTGGGTGCTCCTGGAGGCAACATCTACTCCACTTTTCCTCTGGAACTGGGAGGACATGCAGTGCTCAGTGGAACTTCCATGGCCTCTCCCCATGTGGCTGGCGCAGTGGCTTTGCTGCTCCAGGCCCGTCCAGAGTTGAAAGGCCAACCCGAGAAGATTCGCTCCATCCTGCAAAACGGCGCCATGCCCGCCCCTTTCCCGGACACCTCCATTGCAGATTCTGTGCACCGTCAAGGTGCAGGGATGCTCAATGTGGTGAACAGCATCGTGAACACCAGCACCGTGGAGCCCAGTGCTCTGGTGCTCAAGGATGTGCAAGTCACCACCTCCAAAACCATTCGCTTGCGCAATGACAGTGACATCGAGGTGGCGTACACCCTGTTCCACATGCCTGCAGTGGCCACTTATGGAACGGGCAATGCTGCTGCACTGAATGCCCCTGCAACAGTGAAGGTGCGGGACGCC
The Deinococcus misasensis DSM 22328 DNA segment above includes these coding regions:
- a CDS encoding S8 family serine peptidase, with product MSKNLFSSLSLMTFAILLAGCGSNSMPSNATLPAPIPFSKDQKIMGNKVQQQRYLIEFGSSGVGIQRLTAQGFAKLAAEQNISYKQNYAYNRVFNGVSITTSPSSIERIAALPGVKSIRKAGFMVLPADKKAPYLPELATAITQTGVDVAQNEMGLTGKGIRVGIIDSGIDIDHPDLKSRIVAQKDFVGDGYGFGDYVPLPDDNADDCDGHGTHVAGIVGANGTVKGVAPEVSLGAYKVFGCLGGTYDDIMMAAIEQALNDKMDVVNMSIGSFGTWPTDMLSGAINRASEQGLVVVVAGGNEGSDGVMATGSIAGTSKAITVASYENAAINSNYVTVDGQEIALLRGTSSATIPTSGSLELARTGDASSLADACSPLPADSLKGKMALIRRGGCTFQTKLNNAEDAGAAAVMIYNNTVGPFFPFGFSDLPFGMIKKSDGEMLNSKLAAGETVVVNWQEGLKYFPNERAGLLSDFTSYGPTQKLDLKPDLGAPGGNIYSTFPLELGGHAVLSGTSMASPHVAGAVALLLQARPELKGQPEKIRSILQNGAMPAPFPDTSIADSVHRQGAGMLNVVNSIVNTSTVEPSALVLKDVQVTTSKTIRLRNDSDIEVAYTLFHMPAVATYGTGNAAALNAPATVKVRDANVVLYPSESMAIKVDITPPASAPEGTIFGGYIGIESSLGEITVVPYTGYKGDYQAQPAMTNNLFIGLFDDEAYILPAGVEFDFAQNQFPGAYYHLDYPAEKVILDILDGKTQKPVFSTGSEYVVSEYEPRNDSEYFWWGYAWYGDLKRAQLNAGVPVTKTMPDGAYHLRMRALRPDGDASNPEHWDTWVSPVFYIKNAK
- a CDS encoding Ig-like domain-containing protein; translated protein: LTEGDYTLVVTARDNAGNSQSVTVTFKVQFADVSAPVIVLDAPVKDSTVTVVSTEIKGKVTDNRGVQSATISVNGGEAQTLTLGADGSFSFNQTGLDDGTYNISITAKDTSNNTKTLSSSFKVVLPDLFEPNNTFDKATPVTVGSTTRKAIIDGSDFDVDWYKFEAQAGDEIKIEVLTQSAYADSALDSIVYLYPTILNEATLPLAINDDADPFKGQDMGSALTYFFFKNTTYYIKVVSFKTDAGVADNNPKNTYQLKLSLLNKGE